One genomic segment of Suttonella sp. R2A3 includes these proteins:
- a CDS encoding sodium:alanine symporter family protein translates to MESFIASLNGIIWSPALVYLCLGAGLFFSILTRFAQVRHFGEMWRLLFKDHGSQEGISSFQALAVSLSGRVGMGNIAGVAAAIGFGGPGAIFWMWLVAFLGASTAYVESTLAQIYKVTDTETGQYRGGPAYYFERCLKGPFWKFYGIVFAIASILACGLFLPGVQANGVANAVTEVFGPGDLVNTSLAGEVGVNTLVAVAIILLVLGFIIFGGIKRIANFTQVVVPFMALGYIILALIIVFINLDKVPEMISLIFSDAFTAQAGFGAAIGWGVKRGIYSNEAGQGTGPHAAGAAEVEHPSQQGLVQAFSVYVDTLFVCTATALMILLTGQYNIQGTLPDGQFLVQNVDAATVISSPAFTQMALSQVYGGMGEIFVALAVFFFAFTTILAYYYIAEVNVAYLSAKIGMEGPALLIVKLVIMFMVAYGAINNSGYIWNVGDIGVGAMAWLNIVGILALFFLARPTMRALKDYEEQKKAGVKHFTFDPEKLGIKNATFWEERIKRNNP, encoded by the coding sequence ATGGAAAGTTTTATCGCAAGCCTTAATGGCATTATCTGGAGCCCTGCTCTGGTTTATCTCTGTCTTGGGGCAGGGCTCTTTTTCTCTATCTTAACCCGCTTTGCGCAAGTTCGTCATTTTGGCGAAATGTGGCGTTTATTGTTTAAAGATCATGGTTCACAGGAAGGGATTTCATCCTTCCAGGCGCTCGCGGTATCACTTTCCGGACGCGTTGGTATGGGTAATATTGCCGGTGTTGCTGCAGCGATCGGTTTTGGTGGTCCTGGGGCGATTTTCTGGATGTGGCTTGTTGCCTTCCTTGGCGCAAGCACCGCCTATGTTGAGTCAACGCTCGCGCAGATTTATAAAGTCACCGATACAGAAACCGGGCAATATCGTGGTGGTCCTGCGTATTATTTTGAGCGCTGCTTAAAAGGTCCATTTTGGAAGTTTTATGGTATCGTTTTCGCGATTGCATCGATTCTCGCCTGTGGACTGTTTTTACCAGGGGTACAAGCGAATGGGGTTGCTAATGCGGTAACAGAAGTCTTTGGTCCTGGGGATCTGGTTAATACTTCCTTAGCCGGTGAAGTGGGTGTTAATACCTTAGTTGCCGTAGCAATCATTCTCTTGGTTCTTGGTTTTATCATTTTCGGTGGGATCAAACGTATTGCAAACTTTACGCAAGTCGTCGTGCCATTTATGGCTTTAGGCTACATCATTCTTGCGCTTATTATTGTGTTTATTAACCTTGATAAGGTACCAGAGATGATCAGCTTGATTTTCTCTGATGCGTTTACCGCACAGGCCGGATTTGGTGCGGCTATTGGTTGGGGGGTTAAACGCGGTATTTATTCTAACGAAGCTGGTCAAGGTACTGGGCCACACGCCGCTGGTGCTGCTGAGGTGGAGCATCCAAGTCAGCAAGGGTTGGTGCAAGCGTTCTCAGTGTATGTTGATACTCTGTTTGTGTGTACTGCAACCGCGTTAATGATCCTTTTGACTGGGCAATATAATATCCAAGGCACACTGCCTGATGGACAATTCCTGGTACAAAATGTTGATGCAGCAACGGTGATCAGTTCACCAGCATTTACCCAAATGGCCTTGTCACAAGTCTATGGCGGCATGGGTGAGATCTTCGTTGCGCTCGCTGTCTTCTTCTTTGCCTTTACAACCATCTTGGCGTATTACTACATCGCTGAAGTAAACGTTGCCTACCTGAGTGCTAAAATTGGCATGGAAGGCCCAGCGTTACTGATCGTCAAATTAGTCATTATGTTTATGGTCGCTTATGGCGCGATTAATAATTCTGGCTATATCTGGAACGTTGGTGATATTGGTGTTGGCGCGATGGCATGGCTCAATATCGTGGGTATTCTTGCGCTGTTCTTCTTAGCTCGCCCAACGATGCGTGCGTTAAAAGACTATGAAGAACAGAAGAAAGCGGGCGTGAAGCACTTCACTTTTGATCCTGAAAAATTAGGGATTAAAAATGCCACCTTCTGGGAAGAACGCATTAAGCGTAATAACCCTTAA
- a CDS encoding YceI family protein — protein sequence MKKMLAGSMALCTMGSALAAQCDFTPSPDQFAYGFTGYGFPDKSYVVENNTFSDFELASESGKLLGATINIKTASVDTSADPGNWDKSGEWPEATILVRNQNIATGLFGNFVDGESIKAEIAEIDGEKVVLAVTMNGVTQNIDMPYTVADGVFNAKGTLDLVDFDTAEAMEKFAAICSAAWHQGKTWTDVDIYFSVPVAESACE from the coding sequence ATGAAAAAAATGCTTGCCGGCAGTATGGCACTGTGCACCATGGGTTCAGCACTTGCAGCTCAATGTGACTTTACCCCATCGCCTGATCAGTTCGCTTACGGTTTTACCGGCTACGGATTCCCTGATAAATCGTACGTGGTAGAAAATAACACCTTTAGCGATTTTGAACTTGCTTCTGAGTCAGGCAAGCTCCTTGGCGCAACCATCAACATTAAAACGGCTTCAGTGGATACTTCCGCTGATCCTGGCAACTGGGATAAAAGCGGCGAATGGCCAGAAGCGACGATCTTAGTGCGCAACCAAAACATCGCTACCGGGTTATTTGGTAACTTTGTTGATGGTGAAAGCATCAAAGCCGAAATTGCTGAGATTGATGGTGAGAAAGTTGTTCTCGCTGTGACCATGAATGGTGTCACGCAGAATATCGATATGCCTTATACCGTCGCTGACGGTGTGTTCAATGCCAAAGGCACTCTGGACCTCGTAGATTTTGATACTGCTGAGGCGATGGAAAAATTTGCCGCCATTTGCTCTGCTGCATGGCATCAAGGCAAAACCTGGACCGATGTTGATATTTATTTTAGCGTTCCAGTCGCTGAAAGCGCCTGCGAATAA
- a CDS encoding glycosyltransferase family 39 protein, which produces MQKVNPKTFFWLMWLGFIVLWVVISELHRPGMDKYGDMVEGYAWGQVWVWGTFKHPPFLAWVAKLWFSVFPVETWSYYLLSYLNAGVGALGIVALGRLWLPPGLPARRKALFSLLVLLFALLGTPYSHLAAKYNADTILLSLWPWTAYAFFATLHSRTNRERWLFTLLLGVLGAVSMLAKYYSGILLASFFAISVLEPTYRRWYRSYSPYLAFIVFFLVLMPHIVWEWRNDFPFSEYLFTKIDDRVRLDKVLSFYLSSIYYWIFAWGAFYLLRRMIGQSTKQTIRWQIPWRALLLMIAMPAVITSLFHIFGRVYLTTHWAIPIWFALPIALAMWLLPSVPLNFSLAKLARCLALFAAVLFGVMTLYTLILSATGSAKYTMAREEMVAAIEARFHERYPDAELTWSGGTWQETASLAFFMDSHPRAVPGFPAGDAAQVNPEEGWRDGYGVVLCHTLDDDGNPVAARRRVLWCQYSVMHELIRAGYPIIKETIRYQAQGWRYLQKPELEVVVFWAPPQPDLLHKPLEEGEKPLSLEPVEQIKNQKVGMDEN; this is translated from the coding sequence ATGCAAAAAGTTAACCCCAAAACGTTTTTCTGGCTTATGTGGCTAGGTTTTATTGTGCTGTGGGTGGTGATTTCTGAGTTACACCGTCCGGGGATGGATAAATACGGCGATATGGTCGAAGGCTATGCTTGGGGACAAGTATGGGTTTGGGGAACGTTCAAACACCCACCTTTTCTCGCCTGGGTTGCCAAATTGTGGTTTTCTGTGTTTCCTGTGGAAACATGGAGCTATTACCTATTATCCTATCTTAATGCCGGGGTCGGTGCGCTAGGCATTGTCGCTCTAGGCCGCCTTTGGTTACCGCCTGGTTTGCCAGCGCGGCGCAAAGCACTTTTCTCTCTGCTGGTTCTGCTATTTGCCTTACTCGGTACACCGTATAGTCATCTCGCGGCAAAATATAACGCCGATACGATTTTATTATCGCTATGGCCATGGACGGCGTATGCGTTTTTTGCCACCTTACATAGCCGTACTAACCGTGAGCGTTGGTTGTTTACATTATTGCTTGGCGTGTTGGGTGCGGTATCGATGTTGGCGAAATACTATTCAGGGATATTGCTAGCGAGCTTTTTCGCGATCAGTGTGCTCGAGCCAACGTATCGTCGCTGGTATCGCAGTTATTCGCCGTATCTGGCGTTTATTGTATTTTTCTTAGTGCTCATGCCGCATATCGTGTGGGAATGGCGCAATGATTTCCCATTCAGTGAGTATTTATTTACCAAAATCGATGATCGAGTTCGCTTAGATAAAGTGTTGTCGTTTTATTTATCGAGTATTTATTATTGGATTTTTGCTTGGGGCGCGTTTTATTTGCTGCGCCGGATGATTGGCCAATCCACTAAGCAAACCATTCGTTGGCAGATCCCATGGCGAGCGTTATTACTGATGATCGCGATGCCGGCTGTGATTACCTCGCTATTCCATATTTTTGGTCGTGTGTATTTAACCACGCATTGGGCGATCCCGATTTGGTTTGCCTTACCGATTGCTTTAGCGATGTGGTTATTACCAAGCGTACCGCTGAATTTTTCATTAGCTAAACTGGCACGATGCTTGGCTCTATTTGCTGCGGTGTTGTTCGGCGTGATGACGCTCTATACCTTAATACTCTCAGCGACCGGTAGCGCAAAATATACCATGGCACGTGAGGAAATGGTGGCGGCGATTGAGGCGCGTTTTCATGAGCGCTACCCGGATGCCGAACTAACTTGGAGTGGTGGTACCTGGCAGGAAACAGCGTCACTCGCCTTTTTTATGGACAGTCATCCGCGTGCCGTGCCTGGATTCCCAGCAGGCGATGCGGCTCAAGTTAACCCGGAGGAAGGCTGGCGTGATGGTTATGGTGTGGTTTTGTGTCATACACTCGATGATGACGGTAACCCTGTGGCGGCAAGACGTCGGGTGTTGTGGTGCCAATACTCGGTGATGCATGAGTTGATACGCGCAGGCTATCCGATTATTAAAGAAACAATTCGCTACCAGGCGCAAGGTTGGCGTTACCTACAAAAGCCAGAACTTGAGGTTGTGGTGTTTTGGGCACCACCACAACCCGATCTACTGCATAAACCACTTGAAGAAGGTGAAAAACCGTTATCATTAGAGCCTGTCGAGCAGATCAAGAACCAAAAGGTGGGGATGGATGAAAACTGA
- a CDS encoding glycosyltransferase family 2 protein, producing MKTEPVNQHALSYTYSIVIPAYNDAEALKLFVPQLYPLLERYQGQHEIVIVDDGSKDALLEAFEDLQETLPETVRLKLVRFSRNFGKEAALSAGLQAAQGEAVVMMDADGQHPVSMLEQMITHYERGADVVAAVQVVRDQERLFARWLKKRFYRFMQDAQRYQLKANAGDFRLMRRKVVDALLALPERQRFMKGLYAWVGFDTVYLPFNAAPRQDGSSKFQYRDLFDLAMVGITSFSLKPLRWISRMGIVVSLLAFIYGLFIVFDTLFTGRDVAGWTTLSAGIMFSAGLQLICIGVIGEYVGRIYEEVKQRPLYVVDEVYDSSRRPKDEH from the coding sequence ATGAAAACTGAACCCGTCAATCAACACGCGCTGAGCTATACCTACAGTATCGTCATCCCGGCGTATAACGATGCTGAGGCGCTAAAGCTGTTTGTGCCTCAGCTTTACCCGCTGTTAGAACGCTATCAGGGCCAGCATGAGATTGTGATTGTCGATGATGGCAGTAAAGACGCGTTGCTTGAGGCTTTTGAAGACCTACAAGAGACTCTGCCTGAGACTGTCAGGTTAAAGTTGGTGCGCTTTTCGCGTAATTTTGGTAAAGAAGCCGCCTTGAGCGCGGGATTGCAGGCAGCGCAAGGTGAGGCAGTGGTTATGATGGATGCTGACGGTCAGCATCCGGTGAGTATGCTCGAGCAGATGATCACCCATTACGAGCGTGGTGCGGATGTGGTTGCGGCTGTTCAAGTGGTGCGCGATCAGGAACGCCTTTTTGCGCGCTGGCTCAAAAAGCGCTTTTACCGTTTTATGCAAGACGCGCAGCGCTATCAGTTAAAAGCTAATGCTGGGGATTTCCGCCTGATGCGTCGTAAAGTGGTTGATGCACTGCTTGCGCTGCCAGAGCGCCAGCGCTTTATGAAAGGTTTATATGCCTGGGTGGGTTTTGATACGGTGTATCTGCCGTTTAATGCAGCGCCACGCCAGGACGGAAGCAGTAAATTTCAATACCGTGATTTATTTGACCTCGCGATGGTCGGTATCACCTCTTTTTCGCTCAAACCACTACGCTGGATTTCGCGGATGGGTATTGTCGTCTCGCTGCTTGCCTTTATTTATGGCCTGTTTATCGTCTTTGATACGTTATTTACTGGCCGAGATGTGGCTGGTTGGACAACGCTTTCGGCAGGGATTATGTTTTCTGCCGGTTTGCAATTGATCTGTATCGGGGTGATTGGTGAGTATGTCGGGCGTATTTATGAAGAAGTCAAACAACGCCCGCTGTATGTTGTTGATGAAGTCTATGACAGTTCACGGCGACCTAAAGACGAGCACTAG
- a CDS encoding proline/glycine betaine ABC transporter permease: protein MDNFFFNIGDSIRDSVNDAIRYLVINYADGFEQFSGFFITILVTIERALRWFPEPLLIALIMALAFIASRRWLLCLGVGLGMYLIGCLGLWDQSLQTIAIMLVSMLIAIVIGLPLGILTARSNRFRTVLSPVLDLMQTIPSFVYLIPAAMLFGLGKMPAILATVIYATPPLIRLVDLGIRGVDKEVVEASRAFGATRWQVLTRVQIPLALPSIMQGINQTMMMALAMVVVASMIGARGLGETVLLGLQRNDAGQGLLGGIAIVILAIVFDRITQAAGRRAQAHHQS from the coding sequence ATGGACAATTTTTTCTTCAACATTGGCGATAGCATTCGCGACTCGGTCAATGACGCGATCCGTTATCTGGTGATTAACTACGCCGATGGTTTTGAACAATTCTCGGGTTTTTTTATCACCATCTTGGTCACTATTGAACGTGCGCTGCGCTGGTTTCCCGAACCATTACTGATTGCCTTGATTATGGCGCTGGCCTTTATTGCCAGTCGTCGCTGGCTGCTGTGTTTGGGCGTTGGCTTGGGGATGTATCTGATTGGTTGCCTGGGGTTGTGGGATCAATCGCTACAAACCATTGCCATCATGCTGGTGTCGATGCTGATTGCAATTGTCATTGGCCTACCGCTCGGTATCCTCACCGCACGCAGCAATCGTTTTCGCACCGTACTCTCGCCCGTTCTGGATTTAATGCAAACCATCCCCAGTTTTGTGTATTTGATCCCCGCGGCGATGTTATTTGGCCTCGGGAAAATGCCAGCCATTCTCGCAACCGTTATTTATGCCACCCCACCACTGATCCGTTTGGTCGATTTAGGGATTCGTGGTGTCGATAAAGAAGTGGTTGAAGCGAGTCGTGCCTTTGGTGCCACACGTTGGCAAGTGCTCACCCGTGTGCAAATCCCGCTTGCGCTCCCATCGATCATGCAGGGGATCAACCAAACGATGATGATGGCTTTAGCAATGGTAGTGGTAGCTTCGATGATTGGCGCACGCGGCCTGGGCGAAACGGTTCTTTTGGGCTTACAGCGTAATGATGCCGGTCAAGGCCTGCTTGGCGGTATCGCCATTGTCATCCTCGCTATTGTCTTCGATCGGATTACCCAAGCTGCTGGTCGTCGTGCACAAGCACACCATCAATCATGA
- a CDS encoding GtrA family protein translates to MWAQQISWFAVVGVSAALTHVLCLWGLVDGLSWPPVWANIGAFCVAFLVSFFGHFLLTFRGMDTRWWASLIRWLLAAVSGFVLNQLLFILGLHLFGEAAYLWVWFVATAIVTLLSFVLAKFWAFRHDH, encoded by the coding sequence ATGTGGGCGCAGCAAATATCCTGGTTTGCCGTGGTCGGTGTGAGCGCAGCGCTGACCCATGTGCTTTGCCTGTGGGGGTTGGTTGATGGCCTGTCGTGGCCACCAGTATGGGCAAATATCGGCGCATTTTGTGTGGCATTTTTGGTGAGCTTTTTCGGCCATTTTTTACTCACCTTCCGAGGAATGGATACGCGTTGGTGGGCGAGCTTGATACGCTGGCTCTTGGCGGCTGTTTCTGGGTTTGTGCTCAATCAATTGCTTTTTATACTTGGTTTACATCTATTCGGCGAGGCTGCTTATCTGTGGGTATGGTTTGTCGCCACCGCTATTGTCACTTTGTTATCGTTTGTGCTTGCTAAATTCTGGGCGTTTCGCCATGACCATTAA
- a CDS encoding ChbG/HpnK family deacetylase — translation MTIKRVIINVDDLGLSPAVNRAVIDLAEGGIVRSTSLMSLGALSDAERQALRAARVDIGLHLDFTGLLTEKCSLKQLIRDAWLRRLPVAFLEQSINEQLDGFERLVDDAPRFIDGHQHVHQFPGIREALFAVLAHRYPKNNIALRHTKPITGAGVKAHIIHGLGGPAIQRYSQTHGIEHNSVFAGVYDFQGDELRLEALWRHWLGKMPACGGLIMCHPAVADNSWHDEIRVAREREYAWLTSDRFRHLLREQSIEPCGWDELSY, via the coding sequence ATGACCATTAAGCGCGTCATCATCAATGTTGATGATTTAGGGCTCTCTCCAGCCGTGAACCGCGCGGTGATCGATTTGGCTGAAGGCGGGATTGTGCGTAGCACCAGTTTGATGAGCTTAGGTGCGTTGTCTGATGCTGAACGACAAGCGCTGCGTGCTGCACGGGTGGATATCGGTTTGCACTTGGATTTTACCGGACTGTTAACGGAAAAGTGTTCGCTCAAGCAGTTGATACGTGATGCCTGGTTGCGTCGCCTGCCGGTTGCGTTTCTCGAACAATCAATCAATGAACAGCTCGATGGTTTTGAGCGTTTGGTTGATGATGCGCCGCGATTCATCGATGGACACCAGCACGTTCATCAATTCCCTGGGATTCGAGAAGCGTTGTTTGCGGTACTTGCCCACCGTTATCCAAAAAATAACATTGCCTTGCGTCATACCAAGCCGATCACTGGTGCAGGGGTTAAAGCGCACATCATCCACGGTCTCGGTGGTCCAGCCATTCAGCGTTATAGCCAAACACACGGCATTGAGCATAACAGTGTATTTGCAGGGGTTTATGATTTTCAGGGTGACGAATTGCGTTTGGAAGCGCTTTGGCGGCATTGGCTGGGCAAGATGCCTGCCTGTGGTGGGCTGATTATGTGTCATCCGGCGGTGGCTGATAACTCTTGGCATGATGAAATTCGCGTAGCCCGTGAGCGAGAATATGCGTGGTTGACTAGTGACAGGTTTCGCCATTTGTTACGTGAACAATCTATTGAACCTTGCGGATGGGATGAATTATCCTATTGA
- a CDS encoding ABC transporter substrate-binding protein, with protein sequence MFPTIRSLLLGTLASFSIFSYANEPQCDIDRPIVFAGFDWDSITFHNSVARYILEHGYGCATDEIPGSTIPLFNGMSRGNIDIAMEIWLQSVDELWREMEADGIAKTIGINVDDAKQAFFIPRYLVEGENAPAPDLKSVADLPRYAQLFADQEDPDKGRFYNCILGWSCEKTNTAKLYAYGLDKDFVNFRPGSGNAVASAVESAILRQKPILFYYWTPSWLIGKFSDELIILEEPAYDEAIWSNLLAATDKDADLTKVESATAYPDSQLAIGVTTAFAQSAPQTIEFLSRYHTSSEIVSEALADMRNNDTRDEAIAKRFLEKYPDLWIQWVSPEVATRINESL encoded by the coding sequence ATGTTCCCCACTATACGTTCCCTACTGCTCGGCACACTCGCCAGTTTCAGCATCTTTTCCTATGCCAACGAACCCCAGTGTGATATAGATCGCCCGATTGTTTTTGCCGGGTTTGATTGGGACTCAATCACCTTTCATAACAGCGTGGCCCGCTATATTTTAGAGCATGGCTATGGCTGCGCGACCGATGAAATCCCTGGATCAACGATTCCTTTATTTAACGGCATGAGTCGTGGCAACATTGATATTGCGATGGAAATCTGGCTGCAGTCAGTCGACGAACTATGGCGGGAAATGGAGGCCGATGGCATCGCTAAAACAATCGGTATTAACGTTGATGATGCCAAACAAGCCTTTTTCATTCCACGCTATTTAGTCGAAGGTGAGAATGCACCAGCACCTGATCTAAAAAGCGTCGCCGATTTACCGCGCTATGCCCAGTTATTTGCTGATCAGGAAGATCCTGATAAAGGTCGATTTTATAACTGCATACTCGGCTGGTCGTGTGAAAAAACCAACACCGCTAAGCTCTATGCTTACGGACTCGATAAAGATTTTGTTAATTTCCGCCCAGGCTCAGGTAACGCTGTCGCATCAGCGGTTGAATCGGCGATTTTGCGGCAAAAACCTATCCTCTTTTATTATTGGACTCCTTCATGGCTGATTGGTAAATTTAGCGATGAACTGATCATCCTCGAAGAACCCGCCTACGATGAAGCCATCTGGTCAAACCTTTTAGCGGCAACCGATAAAGACGCTGACCTCACCAAAGTCGAGTCAGCAACCGCCTATCCTGATTCTCAATTAGCGATTGGCGTCACCACCGCATTTGCGCAAAGCGCGCCGCAAACGATTGAATTTTTATCACGCTATCACACCAGCAGCGAGATTGTGTCTGAAGCGCTGGCAGATATGCGCAATAATGATACCCGCGATGAAGCCATTGCTAAGCGCTTCTTAGAGAAGTACCCCGATCTCTGGATACAATGGGTCTCGCCAGAAGTCGCAACGCGGATCAATGAGTCGCTATAA
- a CDS encoding Crp/Fnr family transcriptional regulator, translating to MPISLAREIAKHYLFSALSDEERDILLKDASKKNLAANSLIFQKGDAASTFYFIIKGEVRIYFATPDGREKTIRTFSKQQSFADAVMFMHHDQYPANAATISDCELLAIRIDTFRRILEDRPRLYSAIIGHLIQHIQILSGQVEMLSVMDSKQRLLRHIKQLLPPNWQNKATYPISMSKKDLANHLAMRPETLSRTLRQIEDDGILIWGKDGVTLIAWPPHEQ from the coding sequence ATGCCAATTAGCCTTGCTCGTGAAATCGCCAAACATTATCTTTTTTCTGCGCTCAGCGACGAAGAACGCGACATCTTGCTCAAAGACGCGAGCAAAAAAAACCTTGCTGCCAACAGCTTAATTTTTCAAAAAGGCGACGCAGCGAGTACGTTTTATTTCATTATTAAAGGCGAAGTACGGATTTATTTTGCGACCCCTGATGGACGCGAAAAAACCATTCGCACCTTTTCCAAGCAACAAAGCTTTGCTGATGCGGTTATGTTTATGCACCACGATCAATATCCTGCTAACGCGGCAACCATTAGCGATTGTGAGCTGTTAGCGATCCGCATCGATACCTTTCGGCGTATTTTAGAAGATCGCCCGCGCTTGTATTCAGCGATTATCGGTCACCTCATTCAACATATCCAGATATTAAGCGGACAAGTTGAGATGCTCAGCGTCATGGATAGCAAGCAGCGCTTATTGCGACATATCAAGCAATTATTACCACCTAATTGGCAGAATAAAGCAACCTACCCCATTTCAATGAGCAAGAAAGACCTCGCCAATCATCTGGCCATGCGTCCAGAAACACTCTCGCGCACCTTGCGCCAAATCGAGGATGATGGCATTTTGATTTGGGGCAAAGATGGTGTGACCCTTATTGCGTGGCCACCACACGAACAATAA
- a CDS encoding ABC transporter substrate-binding protein: MNKKLWLTAAAGILASATTLADAPLVAITQIVAHPALDAVHEGVVDELSEQGYTADDNIRYMHESAQGDTAIAAQIAKKFAGEDPAVIVAIATPSAQSVAAAVRGIPVVFTAVTDPVEAKLVDNLDKPGKNITGVTDAIALDKQIAMIQQIVPEAKNIGTVFNPGEANSVATNTKIKAFFEDKGLTLVEAPATKSSEVLAAARSLVGKADAIYITLDNTVVSAMEGVVQVGEQNKLPVFAADTSSVERGAIAALGFDYYDVGRATGKQVADILKGANPGDIPVGHLEELNLFINPGAAAKMGVDLPQEVLDSAAEIVGE; encoded by the coding sequence ATGAATAAAAAATTATGGTTAACCGCCGCTGCAGGCATATTGGCAAGCGCGACGACGCTGGCGGATGCTCCTTTGGTGGCCATTACTCAAATTGTGGCACATCCTGCATTAGACGCTGTCCATGAAGGTGTGGTTGATGAACTCAGCGAACAAGGCTACACCGCTGATGACAATATTCGTTATATGCATGAAAGCGCACAAGGCGATACCGCCATTGCCGCACAAATTGCCAAGAAATTTGCGGGTGAAGACCCGGCGGTGATTGTCGCGATTGCCACCCCTTCAGCACAATCTGTTGCTGCTGCAGTCCGTGGGATTCCTGTAGTTTTTACAGCCGTGACCGATCCTGTTGAAGCTAAATTGGTGGATAATCTGGACAAACCTGGTAAAAACATTACCGGGGTAACAGATGCCATTGCCCTTGATAAGCAAATTGCGATGATCCAACAAATTGTCCCAGAAGCTAAAAATATCGGCACCGTGTTTAATCCTGGCGAGGCCAATTCTGTGGCAACAAACACCAAGATTAAAGCGTTTTTTGAAGATAAAGGCCTAACCTTAGTTGAAGCACCAGCCACCAAATCTTCAGAAGTCCTTGCTGCAGCTCGTTCATTAGTCGGCAAAGCGGATGCGATTTACATCACCCTTGATAATACGGTGGTGAGCGCGATGGAAGGTGTTGTTCAAGTGGGCGAACAAAACAAACTACCGGTGTTTGCTGCTGACACCAGCTCTGTAGAACGCGGTGCGATTGCAGCCCTTGGTTTTGATTATTACGACGTTGGCCGCGCAACCGGTAAACAAGTTGCCGATATCCTCAAAGGTGCAAACCCTGGCGATATCCCAGTCGGTCACTTAGAAGAACTCAACCTATTCATTAATCCGGGTGCTGCTGCAAAAATGGGCGTAGACCTGCCGCAAGAAGTATTAGATAG
- a CDS encoding glycine betaine/L-proline ABC transporter ATP-binding protein — MSVIEVRHISKIFGANPRQALRLVENGTDKKTLLEDHQHALGLYDINLTIEAGEIFVIMGLSGSGKSTLIRHFNRLIDPTAGQIIINGQDVTAMSTRELIEFRRHTMSMVFQHFGLMPHRSVLDNVAYGRSVRGEDKKSATIEAEKWLALVGLAGFEAQYPKQLSGGQQQRVGLARALATETDILLMDEAFSALDPLIRSQMQEQLLSLQAQLKRTIVFITHDLAEALRIGSRIAILRDGQVEQVGTPEDILLRPANNHIEEFVKDVNRASVLNAQAVMRRPSLYFDDESVDEALAIMRDHSQDWAWVKTGDHWEGLITVALIERARQANPHASLADIAQKPQSVDANRSIEHLLPIAVGNQYPVPVVDDDGQLSGVVRPEEVISLLESASPGIANEKPESI; from the coding sequence ATGAGCGTTATCGAAGTTCGTCATATCTCAAAAATCTTTGGTGCTAATCCGCGGCAAGCGTTGCGTTTAGTCGAGAATGGCACCGACAAAAAAACCTTATTAGAAGACCACCAGCATGCGCTAGGGCTTTATGATATTAATCTGACTATCGAAGCAGGTGAAATCTTTGTGATTATGGGGCTATCCGGCTCCGGAAAATCCACCTTGATTCGCCATTTTAACCGCCTAATTGACCCGACTGCTGGGCAAATTATCATCAACGGTCAAGACGTGACGGCAATGAGCACGCGCGAACTCATCGAATTTCGCCGCCACACGATGAGTATGGTATTCCAGCATTTTGGGCTCATGCCACACCGCAGCGTGCTCGATAATGTGGCTTACGGGCGGAGCGTACGCGGGGAGGATAAAAAAAGTGCCACAATAGAGGCGGAAAAATGGTTAGCTTTGGTGGGCCTGGCCGGTTTTGAAGCACAATACCCCAAACAATTATCTGGTGGGCAACAGCAACGCGTTGGCTTAGCACGGGCTTTAGCCACGGAAACAGATATTTTACTGATGGATGAGGCGTTTTCGGCACTTGATCCGCTGATTCGCTCACAAATGCAAGAGCAGCTGCTGAGCCTACAAGCACAACTTAAAAGAACGATCGTGTTTATCACCCACGACTTAGCCGAAGCATTACGTATTGGTTCGCGGATCGCCATCCTTCGTGATGGTCAGGTCGAACAAGTCGGCACCCCGGAAGATATTTTATTGCGCCCAGCTAATAATCATATCGAGGAATTTGTCAAAGACGTCAACCGCGCGAGTGTGCTTAATGCTCAGGCAGTGATGCGTCGCCCTTCGCTGTATTTCGATGACGAAAGCGTTGATGAGGCTTTAGCCATTATGCGCGACCACAGCCAGGATTGGGCGTGGGTCAAAACGGGGGATCATTGGGAAGGATTGATTACTGTGGCATTGATTGAACGTGCACGCCAAGCAAACCCACACGCCAGCCTAGCAGATATCGCGCAAAAGCCTCAATCTGTGGATGCCAATCGTAGCATTGAGCACTTACTGCCAATTGCTGTGGGCAACCAATATCCGGTGCCAGTGGTCGATGATGACGGACAGCTTAGCGGCGTCGTGCGACCAGAAGAAGTGATTTCATTACTTGAGAGCGCCTCGCCTGGCATAGCTAACGAAAAACCCGAATCAATATAG